CGCACCTCGGCGGCCAGGCGCAGCTGGTGGTGGGCGCGGCGGGCGGACAGCTCCTCGCGTCCGGGGAGGACCTTGTTGACCAGCAGGATCCACGGGAGGTCGGAGGCGGCCTCGACCTGCTCGATGACGTCGGCGACCTCGTCGAAGGAGTCCGGGCGGGTGTCGTCGACCATGATCACGACCCCGAGGGTCCCCTCGCCCAGCGCCGCCCACAAGGGGTCCAGCCGGGGGTGGCCGGCGGTGCCGAGCAGCTCGACGTCGAGGCCGTCGTCCACGTGCATGCGGCCCACGTCCATGGCGAGGGCGGCCGGGTCGTCGTCGTCGAGGTCCAGGGCGGCGCGCGGCTCGGCCCGCGTGACGGCGGTGTCGGACAACGTCTGGATGAACGTCGTCTTACCCGCGCCGTAGGGACCCGTCACCACCACGGTCAGGGTGGGCGCGGTCACCGCCCCAGCCTCCCCGGACACCTCAGCCACCCCGGACACCCTCGATCAACCGGGTGAGCAGGTCGGAGCTGACCGTCGGCGGGGCGTCGGTCCCGTCCGCCGACGTCTCGGCCCTGGCGGCGGCCAGTGGCGAGCCGGGCGGCCCCCACCGCGGCACGACCGCGTCCGCTCCCCCATCCGCCCCCTCGACATCGTCCGCGTCGTCCGCGTCCTCGACATCCCCGTCGTCAACGGCCACCACCGCCTCGACGTCCACCTCGTCGTCGACCGCCGGCTCCTCCACACCCTCGCCCTCGAGCGCGGCGGCGACCGCAGCGCGACGCGAGGGGGCGGGGCTGGCCGGCGCAGGCGACGTCGGCGCGTCGTCCGGCGCGGGGGCGCCGAGCAGATCGTGCTCCAGAGCGGCCAGCGCGGCCTCGCGGTGCGCGGCCGAGGCGTCGGTCCCGTCCTCGTCGGTGGGCGCGATCAGGCCGTCGGCGACCATCTCGGCGAGACGCTGGGCGACGACGAGCCGGCTCTGGCCGCTGAGGCGGACCAGGTCGGCCACGGTGCGGGTGCCGTCGACGAGGGTGAGGATCCGCCACTGCTCGGCGTCCAGCTCGATCGTGCCGGAGGCGGCCAGCGGGGGACGGCACACCGCGACCAGGACCTGGTCGTCCGCGGGCACCTCGGCGGCGAGCTGCTCCCAGGTGGCCAGCCGGTCGCGGACGGCGTCGAGCACCTCGGTCGTGGCCAGCCCGGTGGCCGTGGGGGCGACCTCTGCGCCCGCGTCGAAGCTGAACTGGCCCGCGGCCCACCGCGCGAGCTCCACCACCGCGTCGGTCACCTGGTCGCGGATCAGTTCGGCCGCGCGGTCAGCGGCGATGCCCGCGTCGGCCAGCGCGGCGGCGACATCCCCCGACCCCACGTCCCCCGACCCCTCGTCCTCGCGCGCGTGTGCGCGCACGACGTCGGCGACCGCGTCGACGTCCAGCTCACCGCTGTGGACCAGCCGGGCGGCCAGCGGGGCGCGGGTGACGTCGGCGACCGCGAACGCGATGTCGCCCTGGCTGATCCAGATCCGCCCCTGGACATCGTCGTGAGAGACGTGCAGCACACCGGTCTTCCGCGTCGTCGCGAGCAGACCGAAGACGTCGGGCAGGGAGAACTCGGTCAGCGACCCCGCGAGCATTGTGGACCTTTCCGTGGGCGGACGGACTCGACATCGGCACCCTCAGGGCCCGACTTGAGCAGCCGCTGCCCACATCACCCCCTCCGGCGGGGCCTGGCCGGTCCACCGGGCGAACGCCGCCTCGGCCTGCCCGACCAACATGCCGATCCCGTCGACCGCGACGGCCCCCCGACGACCGGCCTCGGTGAGGAACGGGGACGCCGGCCCGTAGTTGAGGTCGAGGGCCACCTGCCCCTCCCCCAACCCCATCAGCTCCTCCGGCAGCCGCTCGCCGTGCCTGCCCAGCGGGGTCGCGTTCACGACCACCCGCGGCGGGTCGTCGTCCGCCATCTGCCCGCCCGCCCGCCGGGCCAGCGCCTCGACGTCGGCCGCGGCGTCCGCGCGTCGCGCTTCGACCCGGACCGCGGCGCCGATCCGGCCCAGCGCGACGGCGGCGGCACGGGCGGCCCCGCCGGCGCCGAACAGCGTCACAGGGTCACCCGCGGTCACCCCGCATTCGCCCAGGACGGCCATCAGCCCGGCCGCGTCGGTGTTGTCGGCCGCCAGCCGCCCGTCGGCGTCCCAGTAGAGGGTGTTGGCCGCGCCGATGAACTCGGCCTCCTCGGTGGCGGTCTCGGCGATCGCCAGCGCGGCGGCCTTGTGCGGGATCGTCACGTTGGCGCCGAGGAACCCGAGGGCGACGAGCCCCTCGATGGCCGCCGTGAACCCCTCCGGGGCGACGTCGAAGGCCAGGTACACCGCGTTCAGCCCGGCCGCGGCGATCGCCGCGGAGTGCAGCTGCGGCGAGATCGAGTGCCCCACCGGGTGGCCGAGCACGCACAGCAGTCGCGTGGCCGCGTCGGTCATGGCCCTGCACCCCAGTGTGTCGGTACGCCCGTCAACATGATGGGCGTACCGACACACCGACGGGCGTGCACGGCGACGCCACCGATCCGCGCCACGACGCCGCTCCCTACCCGCCGCGGATCTCGGCGATGGCCTGGTTGTGCTCCTCGAGGGTCTCGGAGAACCGGTGCTCGCCGGTCTCGGGGTTCTCGACGACGTAGTAGTAGAAGCCGGTGTCCGCCGGTCCGGCGGCGGCCTCGAGCGACGCGCGGCCGACCCCGGAGATCGGCGTGGGCGGCAGGCCCGGGTACACGTACGTCGACCACGGCGTGTCGAAGGAGTAGTCCTCGGTCAGCAGCCGGTCGGGCCGCTCACCCGTCGCGATCGTGATCCCGTAGACGACGGTGGCATCGATGTTGAGGGCGATGCCGTCCTCGATCCGGTTGTGGATGACCGAGGAGATGACCGGGCGCTCGTCGGCGACGCGAGCCTCCCGCTCGATCAGCGAGCCGAGGGTCAGGGTCTCGTACAGCGACAGGCCGTTGCGGGACGCCGCGCCGACCTCGTTCACCACCGCGTCGGTCTCCTGCACCAGGCGGGTCAGGACCTGCTCGGGGGCCTCCTCCACCGTGAACTCGTAGGTGTTGGGGAACAGCAGCCCCTCGAACGCCTCGGCGCCGTCGGGCAGCTCGCGGTCCGGCGGCACCCACTCGGGGATGGCGACCAGCGCCAGCGCCTCGCGGAGCTGCTCGACGGTGAACGGCGACCCCTCGGCGTCGGCGATCCGCTCGAGGGTCTGTGGGACGGTCAGGCCCTCGGGGATGGTGACCCGGAACACCTCCGCCCCGGCCGGCCCGGCGACGAGTTGGTCGAGCAGGTCGTCGGTGCTGGCCTGGGGGTCCAGGGTGTAGGTGCCCGGCTTGATCTGGCTGGCCCGGCCGCCGATGGACGCCGAGGCGGTGAACGCGCTGGCGGAGGCGACGACGCCGTTGTCCTCGAGGATCTGGGCGACCTCGCGGGCGCCGGTGCCCTCGGGGATCGTCAGCGTCACGGGCCCGTCGGCGAGCGCGACCTCGTCGCCGCCTCCCAGGCCGGCGTTCCACTGCTGGAAGGCGTAGTACCCGCCCCCGATCAGGGCGATCAGGAAGACGAGGAACACCTTTGAGGAGTTGGTCATGGGGGTGGCGGCTCGCTTGTCGGAGTCGTCGGGGGGCGGCTGTCCAGCCAGGATTGCAGCAGGACGCTGGCCGCGACCTGGTCCTTGTAGCCCTTGGTCTGGCGGGTGGTCTTGCCCGACGCGCGCAGCACCCGGTCCGCCTGGACGCTGGTGAGCCGCTCGTCGTGCAGGTGCACCACCGCCCCGACCTGCCGGAGCTGGTCGGCCAGCGCCTCGGCCATCTGCGTCGAACCAGTCTTCCGCCCCGCGAGGGATCGTGGCAAGCCCACCACCACGGCCACGCAGCCGAGGTCGTCGTGGACGGCCTTCACCCGCTGCGCCGCACCCCGCCCACCGGCCACCGTCGAGTGCGGGGTGGCGACCAGCCGGTCGGGGTCGCTGACCGCCAGGCCGATCCGCGTGGTGCCCGGGTCGACCCCGAGCACCCGACCCGGCCGGGTCACGCCGACCGTCACGGTCAGGCCTGCAGGCGCGACCGGGCCTCGGCGGCGGCGACCTGGACGGCCTCGGCGACCTTCGAGCCGTCCTTGCCGCCGGCCTGGGCGTCGTCGCCCGTCCCGCCCGCGCCGCCCCCGACGACCGTGGCGCCGGGCCGCAGCACGTCGGCGGCCTGGGTGCCCGCCTCCACGACGTCGGCGGACAGCGCGGCGAGGAGCTGGGCCTTGCCGTCGGCCTTCATCGTCCCCAGCACCACCGCACCGCGGCCGATGCGGTTGCGCAGGTCGAGGGCGAGGGTGCGGAGCGCGTCGTGGTCCGCGCCGGCGATCACGCCGGACACCACGCGGGCGTCGCCCACGGCCTCGGCATCGGCGAGCAGCTGGTCGGCCTGGGCCAGGACGGCCTCCTCACGGGCCCTCGCGAGCTGCTTCTCGACATCGCGGACCCGCGCCATCAGCTCCTCGACGCGGGCGGGCACGTCCTCGGACGGCACCTTCAGGATCCGCGCGACGGACTGGGCGATCAGGCGCTCCTTCGACAGGTGCCCGAACGCCTCTGGCCCGGTCAGCGCCTGGATTCGTCTGACGTTGTTCGCGATCGACCCCTCGTCGAGGACGGTGAACAGCCCAACCTCGCCGGCGGAGTGGACGTGGGTGCCGCCGCACAGCTCCTTCGAGTACTCCTCGATGGTGACGACGCGGACGGTGTCGCCGTACTTCTCCCCGAACAGGGCGGTCGCCCCGGTGCTGCGGGCCTCCTCCTGGCTCATCAGGCGGGTCTGCACCTCGGGGTTGTCGGCGATGCGGTCGTTGACCAACCCCTCGAGCTCGGCCAGCTGGTCGCTCGAGATCGCCTCGAAGTGGGGGAAGTCGAAGCGGAAGTGGCCGGCGTCGATCGCCGAGCCGGCCTGGGCGGCGTGGTCGCCGAGCATCTCGCGGATCGTGGCGTGGAGGATGTGGGTGGCGGTGTGCCCCCGGCGGATGGAGGTGCGCCGGTCGTGGTCGATCTCGGCCTCGGCGTCCTCGCCGGTGGCGACCTCGCCCGCGACGACGGTGCCGGTGTGGACGATCAGCCCCTCGGCGGGGGTCGTGGTGTCGGTGACCTGGATGCGCCCGGTCGGGGTGGTGATCACACCGTGGTCGCCGAGCTGGCCGCCGCCCTCGGCGTAGAAGGGGGTGCGGCGCAGGACGACCTGGACCTCGTCGCCCTCCTGGGCGCGGTCGACCAGCCCGCCGCCGGCGATCAGGGCCGCGACCGCGGAGGTGTCGGACTCCCGCTCGTAGCCGGTGAACTCCACGCCGCCGGCCGCGGACGCGGCCTGCTTGTACACGTCGGTGCTGACGCCCTCGCGCCCGGCCTTCGTCGCGGCGCGGGCGCGGGCCCGCTGGGCGTCCATGTGCTCGGCGAACGCGTCGCGGTCGAGGGTGACGCCCTGCTCGGCGGCGATCTCGATGGTCAGGTCGACGGGGAAGCCGTAGGTGTCGTGGAGGGTGAAGGCGGTCTGGGCGTCGAGCGCGGAGCCCTCGGTGGCCTTGGCGGTCTCGATCGCGCTGTCCAGCATCGACAGGCCGGAGCGGAGGGTCGCGGCGAACGTGTCCTCCTCGGCCTGGGCGACCTTGGTGATCAGCGTCGCCTGGGCCTTCAGGTCCGGGTAGTGGTCACCGTAGGTGTCGATGACCGCACCGGTCATCGTCGGCATGATCGGGTCGTCCAGCCCGAGCTTCCGGGCGGAGTTGACCACCCGGCGCAGCAGGCGGCGGAGGACGTAACCGCGGCCCTCGTTGGCCGGCAGGACCCCGTCCCCGATGAGGAAGGCGGTGGCGCGGGCGTGCTCGGCGATCACCCGCAGCCAGACATCCGAGGGTGTCGCCCCCTCCCCGAACTGGCCGGTGTAGGGCGTGGACGTCAGCTCGCTGGCCAGGTCCACGAGCGGCCGGAACTCGTCGGTGTCGAACAGGGTCGGCACGTCCTGCAGCAGCATCGCGACGCGCTCGAGGCCCGATCCGGTGTCGACGTTCTGCTTCGGGAGGGTCCCGACGATCGAGTCCGACCCCTTCAGCTCGGGGTTGCCCCGCCCGTCGGTCTCGTACTGCATGAACACGAGGTTCCAGTACTCGGTGTACCGGGTCTCGTCGACGACCGGTCCGCCCTCGGCACCGTGCTCCGGCCCGCGGTCGTAGAAGATCTCGGTGCACGGCCCGCACGGGCCCGGCCCGCCGGTGGACCAGAAGTTGTCCTTCGCGTCGCGCCGCTGGATCCGGGCCGCGGGGATGTCGGTCTCGGACAGCCACAGCTGCTCGGCCTCGTCGTCGGACTCGTACACCGTCGCCCACAGCCGCTCGGGGTCGAAGCCCAGCCCGCCCTCGGACGCCGGGGTGACCGACAGCTCGTAGGCCCAGCGGATCGCCTCGGCCTTGAAGTAGTCGCCGAAGCTGAAGTTGCCCAGCATCTCGAAGAACGTGAGGTGGCGGGTCGTCCGCCCGACGTTCTCGATGTCGTTGGTCCGCGCGACCTTCTGGATCGTCGCCGCCCTCGGGTGCTCGGGGGTCGCCTCGCCCAGGAAGTAGGGCTTGAACGGGACCATGCCGGCGACGGTCAGCAGCAGCGTCGGGTCCTGCGGGATCAGGCTGGCGCTGGGCAGCACGCGGTGGTCGCGGGCCCGGAAGAACTCCAGGAAGGACGAGCGGATCTGGGCGGTCTGCATCCCCGCAAGCCTAGGCGGCATAGCGTGGCGGGCATGCGCATCGCCGGACTGCCGTTGCCCTCCCCCTCCCGCGCCTCGCGCGCGGAGGCGACGACGCTCCTCGAGCTCGACCTCACCCGGGGCCTGGTGGAGGCGCCGCCGAGCACCCCGCTGCAGGCGCTGCGCGAGCGGGGCACCCCGAGCCTGCGCTCGGTCATCGATGCGCTGCGGCGGGCCGCGGACGACGAGCGCGTTGGCGGGCTGGTCGCCCACGTCGGCGGAGCCGAGCTGACCTTCGCCCAGGCCGGTGAGCTCCGGAGCGCCGTCGCGGCCTTCCGCGCGTCGGGCCGGACGGCGGTGTGCTGGACCGAGAGCTTCGGGGAGTGGGGACCGGGCAACGTCACCTACCACCTGGCCTGCGCCTTCGAGGAGATCTGGCTACAGCCCTCCGGCGACGTCGGGCTGACCGGCGTCGTCGCCGGCGCGGTGTTCCTGCGCGGCGCGCTCGACAAGCTGGACGTGGAGCCGCAGATCGGCCAGCGCCACGAGTACAAGACCGCCGCGGACACGTTCCTCCGCACCGAGATGTCCGACGCGCACCGCGAGATGGCCGAGCGGCTGGCCGCGTCCGCCACCGAGTTCCTGGTCGCCGACGTCGCCGCGGACCGCGGCCTGACGCCCGAGCAGGTCCGGGCGGTGATCGACGAGGCGCCGGTGACCGGCGAGCGGGCCGTGGAGCTCGGCCTGGTCGACCGGCTCGGCTACCGCCACGACGTCTACGCGGCGCTGCGCGAGCGGCTGGGGGGCGGGACCGGGGCGGGGTCCGGGTCCGGTGACGTCGAGCTCAAGTACGTCGAGCGCTACGGCAAGGGTGTGGGGGCCGCCATCAAGGCGACCGCGACCAGAGGCCGACCTGTCATCGCCGTCGTGCAGGGGTCGGGGACCATCCACCTGGGCCGGTCCAACGCCTCCCCGCTGGCCCGCTCGGAGTCCATCGGCGCGGACACCTTCGGCGCGGCCCTCCGCGCGGCCGGGCGGGACGACGACGTCAAGGCCGTGGTGGTCCGGGTCGACTCCGGGGGCGGGTCCTACGTCGCCTCCGACGCGATCCGCCGGGAGGTCCTGGCCCTCCGGGAGGCCGGGACGCCAGTGATCGCGTCGATGGGCTCGGTCGCCGCGTCAGGTGGCTACTTCATCGCGATGGCCGCCGACGAGGTGCTGGCGGACGCCGGGACGCTGACTGGGTCGATCGGGGTGCTGGCCGGCAAGCAGGTGCTCGCCGAGGCCCTCGGGCGGATCGGCGTGAACGTCCAGAGCGTGTCGACGGGCCGGTACGCCGAGATGTTCTCGAGTCAGCGGCGCTTCACCGACGAGGAGTGGGCGCGGCTCGGCGAGTGGCTCGACCGGGTCTACGACGACTTCACCGCCAAGGCGGCCGCGGACCGGGGCATGGGTGTCGAGGACCTGCGCGCGGTCGCCCGCGGGCGGGTCTGGACCGGCGCGGACGCCCAGCGGCACGGGCTGGTCGACATCCTCGGCGGGTTGGACGACGCGGTCGGGCGGGCCTGCGCGCGAGCCGGCCTGGACCGGCGCGACGTCGAGGTCAGGCCGTTCCCCCGCTCGAACGCGCTGGCCCGGATGATGCCGGCGGAGAACTCCGACCACCCGGCGGCGATGACCGCGTCGCTCGCGGGCGCGGCCGGGTCGTGGCACGCGCTGTTGGAGGTACTCGGCCTGCCGCCGGTCGGGGTCCTGAGCATGCCGGTGCGGTGGCAGCTGCGGTGAGGCGTCGCGGGGGGTTCGGGGTCCTCCTCGTGCTGGCGCTCGCCGTGGTCGTGGCGGCGTGCAGCGGTGGCGGGTCCGAGGATGTCGCCGACCGTCCGCCCGACCTCGAGTCCGTCGGGACCGAGGCGTGGATGGGCGAGGGCGTCGACCCCGGCGCGACCGCGGTGCAGCCGGGCCCCTCCAGCGAGGACCCGACGGCGGCCGGCGAGGTCGAGGTGCCCACCGGGCCGGCGTCAGCCCCGCCCCCCGCCGGCGGCGACGCCGCCCCGGTCGATCCCTCCACCGACGTGGCGGCGATCGTCGCATCGATGACCGTCGAGCAGAAGGTCGGTCAGCTGTTCACCGCGACGGTGATCGGCGATGACGCGGTGTCGGTGTCGGACGCCGCCGCGACGGCGAACCAGGCCCTGTACGGCGTCGCGACCCCGGCGGAGGTCGTGGAGCGCTACCACCTCGGCGGCGTCGCGTACTTCGCCCACGACCAGGGTCCGGGCACCTCGAACGTCGCCGACCCGGTCCGCACCGCCGCGCTGTCCGCCGGGCTGCAGCAGGCCGCCGCGGCCGGCTCCGGCATCGGGTTGCTCATCGGCGCGGACCAGGAGGGCGGCCCCGTCGTGCGCCTGCGGTCGCCCGTGACCGTGTTCCCCTCCGCCCGGGACGTCGCCCGCACCGGCGACGTCGACCTGGCCCGCGAGGTCGGGCAGGTCACCGGCACCGAGATGCGGGCAGTCGGGGTCAACTGGGTCTACGCGCCGGTCGCCGACGTCAACGTCAACCCGTCCAACCCGGTGATCGGCGAGCGGGCGTTCGGCACCTCCGCCGACGCGGTCGTCCCGTTCGTCCGCGCGACAGCTGAGGGGTTGGCCGCCGGCGGGGTCCTGCCGACCCTCAAGCACTTCCCCGGGCACGGCGACACCGACATCGACAGCCACTCGAGCCTGCCGACCATCACACACGACGCGGCGACGCTCGAGTCGGTCGACTGGCCGCCGTTCGCCCTCGCCGAGGAGCTGGCACCGATCAGCGTGATGGTCGGCCACCTGGCCGTCCCCTCCCTCGACCCCTCCGGACGTCCCGCGACGATCTCCGCCGACATCCTGTCGGTGCTGCGCGACGACGCGGGTGCCGGAGGTCAGGGGGACGGCGGGCTGGGCTTCGACGGGCTGGTCGTCACCGACGCGATGAACATGGGGGCGCTGACGGGGTTCGGCGACGCCGGGTCGCTGGCGGTCGACGCGATCGTCGCCGGGGTCGACGTCGTGCTGATGCCGAGCGACCTGCCCGTGGCCTGGGAGGCGGTGCGGGCCGCGGTCGAGTCCGGTGAGATCAGCGCGGCGCGGCTCGACGAGGCGGTCACCAGGATCCTCGAGGCCAAGGCCGCCATCGGCGTGCTCGACGCGCGCGCCGCCGGCGGGGGGATCGACCCGTCCGTGCTCGGGACGCCAGCCCACGCCGATGTGCGGGCCCGCGTCGAGGCGGCCTGCGGGTGCTGATCCCGCCCGGCTACCGCGCCAGCGACCCGGTCAGGTCCGCGCCGTCCGCCGACGTGGCGATGCAGGTCAGCCCCCGGTCACCCTGCTGCCAGCTGCCGAAGGTCGGCGACAGCCAGACGACGTCGAGGTGGCCCGCGGCCGCCTCGACGAAGAAGTCGAGTCCCGTGTAGGCCTCGAACTCAGGCAGGCACAGGTCGACGGCCTCGTCCTCCACGCCCAGGACCGGGAAGGCCGCGTCGTCGTCACCTGGCAGCTCGGTGACGAAGAACACCTCGCCGCCGTGGGCCTGGTCGCAGGGGACCGTGTCGAGGGAGGTGATCTCCGCCATCTCCTCGGGGACCTGGACGCAGTCGCCGGCCGACAGCCGGTCCACGTCCCGGGACGTGCTGATCACCCCGGTCGTCTGGAGCACGATCACCCCGCTGACGATCACGACCACCACTAGACCGGCGATCAGCCACCCCCTCCCCCGCCTCCGCTGCGGGGGCTGCGGCGGTGGCCCGTACGCCCCCGGCCGGTAGCCGCCCTGGTGGACGAACCCCTCCGGAGGCCCGCCCTGCGGCGGGTACGCGCCTGGTGGGACTCCCTGAGGCGCCCAACCCTGCTGCGTGGGGCTGGGCTGGTGCGGGGAGCTGGGCTGCTGGTCGCCCCAGCCCACCTGTGCACCCCAGCCCTGATCTCCGGCCCCCGGCTGTGGCGGCGGGTTGCCGCCCGGCGGCTGTGACATCTGCGACCCCTCGACGTGGACGGTGGTGACGATAGGGCACCGATCCGCCGCCGATAGGGTTGTCGCCCGTGCTCGATGTCGTGACGCTGACAGCCCGGGTCGCCGCGCACCGGCCCACGGCGCACCCCGAGGCGTGGGCGTCGACGGCGCTGATCCTGGGCGACGGCGGCGACGGCCCGGAGGTCCTGTTCATCCGCCGGGTCACCCGTGCAGGCGACCGGTGGTCCGGCGACATGGCCCTGCCGGGCGGGAAGGTCGACCCGGGTGACGCCGACGTCGTCGCGGCCGCGGCCCGGGAGGCGTTCGAGGAGACCCGCGTGACCGTCGGCGACCCCGTCGGCCGCCTGGACGACCAGCAGGCGCGGGCGTTCACCGAGCGGATCGCCACGGTCGTGTTCACCGTCGACGGCCTGCCCGAGCCGGTCCCCGAGCCCGCCGAGGTCGCGGACGCCATGTGGCTGCCGGTCGCCGCGCTGGCCGATCCGGCGCACCGCACCTGGTACCGCTACGGCGGGGTCGTCCCCTTCCCCTCCCTCACCATCGGCGAGCACATGATCTGGGGCCTGACCCACCGGATCATCACCCACTTCCTGTCCGTCGCCGGGATCACCTGACCCCTTGGGAGGTGCCGGGCCGTCGCCACCGTGTCGGTCATTCGCCGACTCCGGAGCCGCGGCTGCGCGGCACGCCGTGCACGACGTCGGGGATCGGCAGGGCCTCGGCGGTGATGTCGACGCCGTCGGCGTCGTGGAACGACACGGTGCCGATCTCGAAGCCCTCGTCCTCGCTGCCGCCCTCGAGGGCGTGCAGGCGGAGGGTCCGCAGGTCCGCGGGGAGGGGGATGAACAGCGCCCAGCCCTCGAAGGCCTGGACGGCGGTGACGGCGTCGGTGGGGATGCCGATGTCGACCCGGCCGACCGCCGTGCCGGTGCGGGTCACGTAGTCGTTGGCAACCACCTGGTCGGTGCCGGTGCCGGTGAGCTCGTCCGCCACGAGCAGCTCCCCGGACGCGTCGAAGTCGCAGACGACCGTCAGGGCGATCTGGTCCCCGTCGACCTCCTGGGGCCCGGTCCGCGTCATCGTGTACCCGACCCCGGGCAGCTCGACGACCGGTGAGTCCACCGGCACCTCCAGCCACCGCGACTGCTGGTCGACGCCGCAGCTGCCGTCGTCGTCGGGGACCGCGTCGACGACCGCCGCGGTGCGGACGTCGGCGGGCAGGCCCGAGGGGTCGGCGACGGCGTCCGCCACGGCCGCGGCGTCAGCCGCCGGCAGATCCCCACCGCCCGCGGGCAGCAGCAGCAGTCGCGGACCACCGCCGCCGCAGCCGGCCAGCGCCAGGACCAGGCCGACCACGACCGCGCAGCCCCCGCGGAGACAGGACGCGACCACGGCCTGCTCAGTAGTGGTAGGGGACGGCCGACCAGTCGGGGTCGCGCTTCTCGAGGACCGCGTCCCGACCCTCGGCGGCCTCGTCGGTCCTGTACGCGAGGCGGGTGGCCTCGCCGGCGAAGACCTGCTGGCCGACCATCCCGTCGTCGGCGAGGTTGAACGCGAACTTCAGCATGCGCTGGGCCGTCGGGGACTTCCCCAGGATCGTGCGCCCCCACTCGAGCGCGACGACCTCGAGATGGTCGTGGTCGACGACGCGGTTGACCGCGCCCATGTGGTGCATCTGCTCGGCGGTGTACGCCTCGCCGAGGAAGAAGATCTCGCGGGCGAACTTCTGGCCGACCTGGCGGGCCAGGTAGGCCGAGCCGTAGCCGGCGTCGAAGCTGCCGACGTCGGCGTCGGTCTGCTTGAACCTCCCGTGCTCGCGGCTGGCGAGGGTCAGGTCGCAGACCGCGTGCAGGGAGTGCCCCCCACCGGCCGCCCAGCCCGACACCACGCAGATCACGACCTTGGGCATGGTCCGGATCAGCCGCTGCACCTCGAGGATGTGGAGGCGTCCCGACCGGGCCGGGTCGATCGACTCCGCGGTCTCTCCCTCGGCGTAGCGGTAGCCGTCACGTCCGCGGATGCGCTGGTCGCCGCCGGAGCAGAACGCCCAGCCGCCGTCCTTCGGGGACGGTCCGTTGCCGGTCAGCAGGACGCAGCCGACCTCGCTCGACCTCCGCGCGTGGTCGAGGGCGGTGTACAGCTCGTCGACGGTGCGCGGGCG
The Euzebya sp. DNA segment above includes these coding regions:
- a CDS encoding glycoside hydrolase family 3 protein translates to MAAAVRRRGGFGVLLVLALAVVVAACSGGGSEDVADRPPDLESVGTEAWMGEGVDPGATAVQPGPSSEDPTAAGEVEVPTGPASAPPPAGGDAAPVDPSTDVAAIVASMTVEQKVGQLFTATVIGDDAVSVSDAAATANQALYGVATPAEVVERYHLGGVAYFAHDQGPGTSNVADPVRTAALSAGLQQAAAAGSGIGLLIGADQEGGPVVRLRSPVTVFPSARDVARTGDVDLAREVGQVTGTEMRAVGVNWVYAPVADVNVNPSNPVIGERAFGTSADAVVPFVRATAEGLAAGGVLPTLKHFPGHGDTDIDSHSSLPTITHDAATLESVDWPPFALAEELAPISVMVGHLAVPSLDPSGRPATISADILSVLRDDAGAGGQGDGGLGFDGLVVTDAMNMGALTGFGDAGSLAVDAIVAGVDVVLMPSDLPVAWEAVRAAVESGEISAARLDEAVTRILEAKAAIGVLDARAAGGGIDPSVLGTPAHADVRARVEAACGC
- a CDS encoding 1,4-dihydroxy-2-naphthoyl-CoA synthase, whose product is MVSEIFDAAAWEPVEGFDFTDITYHRSAEVLGRGARGRGTVVRIAFDRPEVRNAFRPRTVDELYTALDHARRSSEVGCVLLTGNGPSPKDGGWAFCSGGDQRIRGRDGYRYAEGETAESIDPARSGRLHILEVQRLIRTMPKVVICVVSGWAAGGGHSLHAVCDLTLASREHGRFKQTDADVGSFDAGYGSAYLARQVGQKFAREIFFLGEAYTAEQMHHMGAVNRVVDHDHLEVVALEWGRTILGKSPTAQRMLKFAFNLADDGMVGQQVFAGEATRLAYRTDEAAEGRDAVLEKRDPDWSAVPYHY
- a CDS encoding CoA pyrophosphatase, which produces MLDVVTLTARVAAHRPTAHPEAWASTALILGDGGDGPEVLFIRRVTRAGDRWSGDMALPGGKVDPGDADVVAAAAREAFEETRVTVGDPVGRLDDQQARAFTERIATVVFTVDGLPEPVPEPAEVADAMWLPVAALADPAHRTWYRYGGVVPFPSLTIGEHMIWGLTHRIITHFLSVAGIT
- a CDS encoding septum formation family protein yields the protein MSQPPGGNPPPQPGAGDQGWGAQVGWGDQQPSSPHQPSPTQQGWAPQGVPPGAYPPQGGPPEGFVHQGGYRPGAYGPPPQPPQRRRGRGWLIAGLVVVVIVSGVIVLQTTGVISTSRDVDRLSAGDCVQVPEEMAEITSLDTVPCDQAHGGEVFFVTELPGDDDAAFPVLGVEDEAVDLCLPEFEAYTGLDFFVEAAAGHLDVVWLSPTFGSWQQGDRGLTCIATSADGADLTGSLAR